A section of the Mastomys coucha isolate ucsf_1 unplaced genomic scaffold, UCSF_Mcou_1 pScaffold15, whole genome shotgun sequence genome encodes:
- the LOC116092186 gene encoding olfactory receptor 4C15-like, translating into MHNQSFVNEFILLGLSQNPRIEKISFVLFLLVYLATLVGNMIIVVTIVYSPALLGSPMYFFLAFLSFLDACVSSVVTPKMIVDMVYERKIISFECCMTQVFAVHFLTAVEVIVLAAMAYDRYVAICKPLHYSFIMNRRLCGILVGVAWAGGFLHSIIQIAFTLKLPFCGPNVIDHFICDLFPLLKLACTDIHIFIILVFANSGSICIIIFTFLLVSYGVILFSLRAHSSEGRRKALSTCGSHITVVVFFFVPCILIYARPTSAFSFEKNVFVFTDVLTPLLNPMVYTFRNKEMINAIRKMWKRLIMVPDKY; encoded by the coding sequence ATGCATAACCAGAGCTTTGTCAATGAGTTCATACTCCTGGGGCTTTCACAAAACCCACGAATTGAGAaaatatcatttgttttatttttattggtctATCTTGCAACTCTTGTGGGCAACATGATTATTGTGGTGACCATTGTCTACAGTCCTGCACTGCTGGGCTCTCCCATGTACTTCTTCTTGGCATTCCTGTCCTTCCTGGATGCTTGTGTCTCCTCTGTTGTCACACCAAAGATGATCGTGGACATGGTTTATGAGAGGAAGATCATCTCTTTTGAATGTTGTATGACACAGGTTTTTGCTGTGCACTTTCTTACTGCTGTGGAGGTCATTGTTCTCGCAGCCATGGCCTATGACCGTTATGTGGCCATTTGCAAGCCTTTACACTACTCTTTCATCATGAATCGGAGGCTCTGTGGCATTCTGGTGggggtagcctgggctggagGATTCTTGCATTCTATCATACAAATTGCCTTTACTTTGAAATTGCCCTTCTGTGGACCCAATGTCATTGACCATTTCATATGTGACTTGTTTCCGTTGTTGAAGCTTGCCTGCACTGACAtacacatttttatcattttggtGTTTGCCAACAGTGGGTCTATCTGCATCATTATATTCACCTTTTTGCTGGTTTCCTACGGTGTTATATTGTTCTCTCTGAGAGCCCACAGCTCAGAAGGGCGTCGTAAGGCTCTTTCTACCTGTGGATCCCATATTACtgttgtagtttttttctttgttccctgtatattaatatatgcacGACCTAcatctgcattttcttttgagaaaaatgtttttgtgTTTACAGATGTCTTGACACCACTGCTCAATCCTATGGTTTACACTTTCAGGAATAAGGAAATGATAAATGCCATCAGGAAAATGTGGAAGAGACTGATAATGGTTcctgataaatattaa
- the LOC116092187 gene encoding olfactory receptor 4C15-like: MQNQTVVTEFILLGLSQNPKVEKLLFVIFLLLYLATIGGNMTIVVTIVWSPALLGSPMYFFLAFLSLLDACVSSIVTPKMIIDLFYKRKTISFECCITQVFSVHFFSAVEVIILAAMAYDRYVAICKPLHYSSIMNRRLCGVLVGVAWAGGFLHSIIQIIFTLQLPFCGPNFIDHFICDLFPLLKLACTDTHIFVILVFANSGSICIIIFSFLLVSYGVILFSLRTHSSEGRRKALSTCGSHITVVVLFFVPCILIYARPTSPFSLEKNVFIFADVLTPLLNPMVYTFRNKEMKNAIRKMWRSLLVAPDIIK; encoded by the coding sequence ATGCAAAATCAGACCGTTGTCACCGAGTTCATACTCCTGGGACTTTCACAAAACCCAAAAGTTGAGAAGCtcttatttgttatatttttattactctatCTTGCAACGATCGGGGGAAACATGACGATTGTAGTGACCATTGTTTGGAGTCCTGCACTGCTGGGctcccccatgtacttcttcttGGCATTCCTGTCCTTATTGGATGCATGTGTATCCTCTATTGTCACCCCCAAGATGATTATAGATTTATTCTATAAGAGAAAGACCATCTCCTTTGAATGTTGCATCACACAAGTGTTTTCTGTCCACTTCTTCAGTGCCGTGGAGGTGATCATCCTGGCAGCTATGGCTTATGATAGATATGTGGCCATTTGTAAGCCTTTGCACTATTCCTCCATTATGAACAGGAGGCTGTGTGGCGTCCTGGTGGGAGTAGCCTGGGCAGGGGGATTTTTGCATTCTATCATACAGATTATATTCACTTTGCAGCTGCCTTTCTGTGGCCCTAACTTTATTGATCATTTCATATGTGACTTGTTCCCATTACTGAAGCTTGCctgcactgacacacacatatttgtcaTTTTGGTATTTGCTAACAGTGGTTCTATCTGCAtcattatcttttcctttttgcttGTTTCCTATGGTGTCATCTTGTTCTCTTTGAGAACCCACAGTTCTGAAGGGAGACGTAAAGCTCTCTCTACCTGTGGGTCCCACATTActgttgtggttttgttctttgttccatGCATACTAATATATGCACGACCTACATCGCCATTCTCTttggagaaaaatgtatttatatttgctGATGTCTTGACACCATTGCTCAATCCTATGGTTTACACTTTCAGGAATAAGGAAATGAAGAATGCCATCAGGAAAATGTGGAGAAGTTTATTGGTGGCTCCTGacataataaaatga
- the LOC116092188 gene encoding olfactory receptor 4C15-like translates to MQNQSSVTEFIIVGLSQNPKVEKILFVVFLLVYLATVGGNMIIVVTIMYSPALLGSPMYFFLAFLSFLDACVSSTVTPKMIVDFLHEKKTISFGCCMTQLFSVHFFSGAEMIVLAAMAYDRYVAICKPLHYSSILTRRLCSILVAISWAGGFLHAITQIIFTLQLPFCGPNVIDHYMCDLFPLLKLACTDTHIFVLLIFANSGAICIIIFSLLLVSYGVILFSLRAHSSEGRRKALSTCGAHVTVVVLFLVPCIIIYARDTSAFPFEKDTLIFVNVLTPLLNPMVYTFRNKEMINAIRKMWKRLIVIFVRY, encoded by the coding sequence ATGCAAAACCAGAGTTCTGTTACTGAGTTCATAATCGTGGGGCTTTCTCAAAACCCAAAAGTTGAAAAAATATTGTTTGTTGTATTTCTATTGGTCTATCTGGCAACTGTAGGGGGTAACATGATAATTGTGGTGACCATCATGTACAGTCCTGCACTGTTGGGCTCCCCCATGTATTTCTTCTTGGCATTCCTGTCCTTCCTGGATGCATGTGTTTCTTCTACTGTCACACCCAAGATGATTGTAGACTTCTTACATGAGAAGAAGACCATCTCCTTTGGCTGCTGCATGACACAATTGTTTTCAGTCCATTTCTTCTCAGGAGCAGAAATGATTGTCCTAGCagccatggcctatgaccgctacgTGGCTATTTGCAAGCCCTTGCACTATTCTTCCATTCTTACCCGGAGGCTCTGTAGCATTTTGGTAGCAATATCTTGGGCAGGGGGCTTCTTACATGCTATCACACAAATTATATTCACATTGCAGTTGCCTTTCTGTGGACCCAATGTCATTGATCATTATATGTGTGACTTGTTTCCATTGCTGAAACTTGCCTGCACTGACACTcatatatttgttcttttgatatTCGCAAACAGTGGTGCTATCTGCATCATTATCTTTTCCTTGTTGCTTGTTTCCTATGGTGTCATTTTGTTCTCTCTGAGAGCTCACAGTTCAGAGGGGCGAAGAAAAGCTCTTTCCACCTGTGGTGCCCACGTTACTGTTGTGGTTTTGTTCCTTGTTCCATGCATAATAATATATGCACGGGATACATCTGCATTCCCTTTTGAGAAAGACACACTAATATTTGTCAATGTCCTGACACCATTGCTAAATCCTATGGTTTACACTTTCAGGAATAAGGAAATGATAAATGCCATCAGAAAAATGTGGAAGAGGCTAATAGtgatttttgttagatattag
- the LOC116092189 gene encoding olfactory receptor 4C15-like has protein sequence MQNQSFVTEFILLGLSQNLKVEKILFVLFLFIYIATIGGNIVIVVTIIYSPALLGSPMYFFLIFLSLLDACTSSTVTPKIIIDCFYERKTISFECCMTQLFTVHFFTGAEVIVLASMAYDRYVAICKPLHYSSIMTPKLCGTLVVVSWAGGFLHSIIQIIFTLQLPLCGPNVIDHYMCDLFPLLKLACTDTHVYVLLIFANSGAICIIIFSLLFVSYGVILFSLRAHSSESRWKALSTCGSHITVVLLFFIPCILIYARPTSAFSFEKNMLIFVNILTPLLNPMVYTFRNKEMINAIRKIRKRL, from the coding sequence AAAACCAGAGCTTTGTCACTGAGTTCATACTCCTGGGGCTTTCACAGAACCTGAAAGTGGAGAAaatactatttgttttatttttgtttatttacattgcaaCTATAGGGGGCAACATAGTAATTGTGGTGACCATCATCTACAGCCCTGCACTGCTGGGctcccccatgtacttcttcttGATATTCCTGTCCTTACTGGACGCATGCACTTCTTCTACTGTCACACCCAAGATAATTATAGACTGCTTTTATGAGAGGAAGACCATCTCTTTTGAATGTTGTATGACACAACTGTTTACAGTCCACTTCTTTACTGGAGCAGAAGTGATTGTCTTGGCAtccatggcctatgaccgctatgtggccatttgcaaaccccttcactaCTCCTCCATCATGACTCCGAAGCTCTGTGGAACTTTAGTTGTGGTATCCTGGGCAGGAGGTTTTTTGCATTCTATCATACAGATTATCTTCACTTTGCAGCTGCCTTTATGTGGACCCAATGTCATTGATCATTACATGTGTGATTTGTTCCCATTACTGAAGCTTGCCTGCACTGACACACATGTTTATGTCCTTTTGATATTTGCCAACAGTGGTGCTATATGCATTATAATCTTCTCCTTGTTGTTTGTCTCCTATGGTGTCATCTTGTTCTCTCTGAGAGCCCACAGTTCTGAAAGTCGATGGAAAGCTCTCTCCACCTGTGGATCCCATATAActgttgtgcttttgtttttcatcccATGCATATTAATATATGCAAGACCTACGTCTGCATTCTCCTTTGAGAAAAACATGCTTATATTTGTCAACATACTGACACCATTGCTAAATCCTATGGTCTACACTTTCAggaataaagaaatgataaatgccaTCAGGAAAATACGGAAAAGATTGTAG